In Uranotaenia lowii strain MFRU-FL chromosome 2, ASM2978415v1, whole genome shotgun sequence, one genomic interval encodes:
- the LOC129743099 gene encoding uncharacterized protein LOC129743099 isoform X2, with translation MVKWRSGYAHEGKSGKIQSIFQLSVTSLAFLAFAGYLLCLIVQAIKSKGTTYFYPTITGTTTAVLKKRRPVIKKRRDLDSHRNVSAIDGAANNDFSAPDPEILYTSLVLASRNIISMELIK, from the exons ATGGTGAAATG GCGATCGGGCTATGCACACGAAGGAAAATCgggaaaaattcaatcaatttttcagCTAAGTGTTACTTCGCTGGCATTTCTTGCGTTCGCGGGCTATCTGCTTTGTCTGATCGTACAGGCGATCAAAAGTAAAG GTACCACATACTTTTATCCCACAATAACTGGTACAACAACCGCAGTGCTCAAGAAACGACGCCCTGTTATTAAAAAACGCCGCGACTTGGATTCGCACCGAAACGTGTCGGCGATCGACGGAGCCGCTAATAACGACTTCAGTGCACCTGATCCCGAAATTCTCTACACATCACTAGTGTTAGCATCTAGAAACATTATTTCCATGGAATTGATCAAATAA
- the LOC129743099 gene encoding uncharacterized protein LOC129743099 isoform X1: MNLIKSNFTIILSLLAIIESVSESVFSLQNTPNDNYTVLKNKSLKELLLLRKTVCEISNKCLRDTADDPHSEKLHEDSSELPASARSDRWHTAAMPLTSSATRRSGYAHEGKSGKIQSIFQLSVTSLAFLAFAGYLLCLIVQAIKSKGTTYFYPTITGTTTAVLKKRRPVIKKRRDLDSHRNVSAIDGAANNDFSAPDPEILYTSLVLASRNIISMELIK; the protein is encoded by the exons ATGAatctgataaaatcaaattttaccatCATACTCAGTCTGTTGGCAATAATTGAAAGTGTCAGTGAATCGGTTTTTTCGTTACAAAATACACCCAACGACAACtatacagttttgaaaaataagtcGTTGAAGGAGCTTCTACTGCTGAGGAAAACTGTGTGTGAAATATCGAACAAATGTTTACGGGACACAGCCGATGATCCGCATTCGGAAAAGTTGCATGAAGACAGTTCTGAATTACCGGCCTCGGCAAGAAGTGACAGATGGCACACCGCAGCTATGCCGCTAACTAGTTCCGCTACAAG GCGATCGGGCTATGCACACGAAGGAAAATCgggaaaaattcaatcaatttttcagCTAAGTGTTACTTCGCTGGCATTTCTTGCGTTCGCGGGCTATCTGCTTTGTCTGATCGTACAGGCGATCAAAAGTAAAG GTACCACATACTTTTATCCCACAATAACTGGTACAACAACCGCAGTGCTCAAGAAACGACGCCCTGTTATTAAAAAACGCCGCGACTTGGATTCGCACCGAAACGTGTCGGCGATCGACGGAGCCGCTAATAACGACTTCAGTGCACCTGATCCCGAAATTCTCTACACATCACTAGTGTTAGCATCTAGAAACATTATTTCCATGGAATTGATCAAATAA